The genome window TTCAATATGCGGATAGGTCTGGTGAGTGGCACTGTGAACAGCCTGCTCGATATACGCACAATTATAAAAAGGGATGACGATCGATACTTTCGGCTCCATTCGGGGCCCCCTTCCTCCGCTTATCTCTGCATAGCGATTGCTTTCCTACATTTTATGAAGATCCATTCGATCGGCATTGGACATCTGCGGTGTTACGGAAGCACATTTCATTCTGATACCATCTTTACTGTCATCGGGTAAAATGCTGCGCAAAGAGGGCGTCACTCCGCCAACTTGTGGCTTCATAACTGCCCTCCCAACGCTAATCCCCAAGCGCCGCTATGCGCTGCAACAACGGTTCGCGATATCTCGACCATACCATGGATGCCTCTCTGCCGATGACATCCGCATGACGAACTGATCCCATTCCCCCATGCCACCGATAGGCCGTAAGCGGTTCGTTCAGGTATGGGAACCGATGACCGTTCAGTACAATCCGCATCCAGAGATCCAGATCATGCGTGTAAGGCAGAAGCTCATCGAACAGCCCTACTCCGCTGAACAGATCCTTACGAATCATGACCGTGCAGCCATTGACCGGATTGCCGTTGACAAACCGCCGCAGTAAGTCCAGATCGGACATCGGTTCTGGCCCACCATGCATTTTGGTAACGGCTGAATGCTCGTTGATATAGTGAAAATTCGTGTACGAGACGAGCACATTCTCGCGCTGCATAAACTCGAGCTGATACCGGATTTTATCTGGATACAGAATATCGTCCGAACTAAGCCAGGCTACATAATCACCAGAGGCATGACGAATCCCATGATTAAGTGCCGAGGCCGTCCCGCCATTGCTTTTGCCAAGCACATTAATATAAGGAAGATAAGGCTGAAGCAGCTCTGCATGCCGGGTGGAACCGTCATTCACAACAACGATCTCCACATCCGAATATGTCTGGTTCAGCGCACTTTGAATCGCCTGAGGCACATAAGGGCAGTTGTAGAATGGAATGACAATGGATACTCTCGGACTCAACCTGTCGTCCTCCCTTGCTGGTCACGAACATCACTCAGGATATCCTGAAGTGATGTGGCAAATGGAATCATCGGCTGCCAGCCAAGCTTGCGCAGCAGTGATAATTCCTCCTGTTTCCCCGAACCGTCCGGACCAGAAGATGCCCCATCCCAGCGAACAGGGACTTCCGCTTCTGTCATGGACAACAGCAGATCTGCAACTTCACCAAGACTCCGCTCGGTGCCAGACACCACCGGGTATACTGTACCGCTGGCTCCCTGTATCAGGAGGGTTGCGTACGCTCTGACTGCATCCCGCACATCCAGAAAGTCACGGGTATTGTCCCGTCCCGACAGGCGGAACGCCTCCGTTTTGCCCGCCTGCTCACAGGCAACAACATGGCGTGCAAGCAGGGAACAGATGCCTGTGGAAGGACCCGCCCCAATCAGATTGCCCGGCTCCGCCAGCATGATCTGTTGTCCG of Paenibacillus sp. FSL R5-0517 contains these proteins:
- a CDS encoding glycosyltransferase, whose protein sequence is MSPRVSIVIPFYNCPYVPQAIQSALNQTYSDVEIVVVNDGSTRHAELLQPYLPYINVLGKSNGGTASALNHGIRHASGDYVAWLSSDDILYPDKIRYQLEFMQRENVLVSYTNFHYINEHSAVTKMHGGPEPMSDLDLLRRFVNGNPVNGCTVMIRKDLFSGVGLFDELLPYTHDLDLWMRIVLNGHRFPYLNEPLTAYRWHGGMGSVRHADVIGREASMVWSRYREPLLQRIAALGD